The genomic stretch AAATCTCAGCTATCAAATTTCGGATATGCCCTATGAGTCCTTGACGGATCGGAAGACAGGGAAGTCCTATCTTGTGATGAACAGAATGAGCGATATGGTAAATATCGCATACCGTGTTGTCATCCCAGAGGAAACGCTGCTGCGCAATCTATTGTTCTTTAGAAATGCAACGTTAATCGCCCCGATCGGTTTTTTAGCCATTTTGCTTATTTATTTGTTCTTTATGAGAAATATGCTGTTTAAACCGCTGACTGAGCTCATTTTAGGAATGAAGAAAATTTCTCTTGGGATGCTCGATGTGAGACTCAAAAAGAATAAAACTTTAGAGTTCGAGTTTCTTGGCAATACCTTCAACATTATGGCGGAACAGATCAAAACGTTAAAAATCGATGTGTATGAGGAGCAGCTTCGAGTGAAGCAGGGGGAGCTTAAGCAGCTTCAGGCTCAGATTAATCCGCACTTCTATATGAACAGTCTAAATATTATTTATAATCTAGCTGCACTGGGCGATACCGAATCGGTGAAAAAGATGTCGCTGCATCTCGCTGATTATTTTCGATTTATTATGAAGGCAAATCGGGACACGATCATGCTTAAGGAAGAGCTGCTTCATATCGAAAATTATATGACGATCCAAAAAATCCGCTTTCCGGGTAAGCTTGAATGTATCTTCAATGGTATGGATGACGTATTGGATTATCCTATAGCGGCATTAACTGTCCAACCGTTTGTGGAAAATTCGATTATTCATGGGTTTAAAAATAGGCGTCAGCTGTTCCAAATTAATATAACGGCAGAGATGTCTGATGAGAATGAGTTTTCTCTTACCATTAGCGATAATGGAGTAGGCTTTAGCGCCGAGGTGCTGTCAAAGCTGCAGCGCATGGAGCCTTTACAAGAAGGCGAAACCAGCAGGCTTGGCATCATGAACGTAATCCATCGGCTTCAGCTGCTGTATGGCGAGAAGACATCGATTACGTTCCGTAATCAAACGGAGGGCAGTGGTGCCATTATTGTTATTGTATTTCCAAAGCTGATGGAGGGCGGGAAAGCCATTGTATAATTTATTGGTTGTAGATGATGAGGAAATTGCGATTCGTGGCGTCGTAGAGGGGATTGATTGGTCGACGCTGCCCATTGCTAATATTTACACGGCAATTGATGCGGAGGAAGCGCAATTGCTGCTGACAGAGCATAAGATCCATGTTATGTTATCGGATATTGATATGCCAAACCAGAGTGGAATCGAATTGCTGGGGTGGGTCAATGAGCACTCTCCATCAAGTGTAACGATCTTTCTGACAGGACATGCGGATTTCAAATATGCCCAGCAAGCGGTTCAGCTCGACTGCTTCGATTATTTGCTCAAGCCTATTGATCATAGCGCATTAAAGGCTTGTGTAAACGAAGCACTGAACAAGGTTCGTGAAATGGACGAACTGGAAAAAATACGCGGTACATATAGCTTGTTTTATGAGCAGTGGAGCAAGCAGCGTCCCATCTTAATCGAACGATTCTGGCAGGATGTGATCCACTACAGGATCTCGGCAGCACCCGAGCAGCTAGAAGCTGCTATGCAAAACTATGCATTGCCGCTGCAAGCTGACAGTCAGCTTCGCATCATACTTATTAGCATTGAGCAGTGGCGTGAGGAATGGTCCGCTCGCGATGAGGAAATTATGACATACGGAATCAAAAATGCAGCCGAGGAGCTTGTGCTTCAGGGCGATCCAGGTCATATCGTGCAGGATGGCAGCGGCATTATGTATGTGTTGTTTTACAGCTTACCCTCTAGGGATGAGATCTCGCCAGAGGTGATTGCTGAACGCTGCAACAGCTTTATTCAGCAGTGCAGAGGGATGCTGCATTGTCAGCTGTCCTGCTATATCGGAGAGATAACAGAGGCGACGCGTCTTCGTACAGCTGTACAAGCGCTGCTATCGTTGGAGCGCTGCAATGTAAGCGAAACATGCGCTGTTATTATGGAGCGAAACCATTTGCCAAATCAGGGGCAGAGCGGTCTGACGCCAACGCCTTTTTCCGATTGGGCATTATTGCTTGAGTCGGGCAAGCAGACGGAATTGTCACTTCGAATAGATGAGTGTTTCGATCAAATGCAGGAAAGCAAAGTAGATTATACATTTATGGCTTCGTTTTATTATGGTTTTATGAATATGCTATTTCAATGGCTCAATAAAAAATCAGTGCAAATGACAGATGTATTTATGAATAAAGAGTGGGAGGTTGGGGAGAACGTTCTTAAATCATTGCCTAGAATGAGAACGTGGTCACAGCAGCTATGTTTGCAAATTACGGAATACGCCGGCCAAAACGGTAAGGATGTTTCTCAGGTAGTAGGGAAAGTACAGCGTTATATGGAGGAGCATCTTGGAGAGGAATTCAGCCGTGAGCATGCGGCTGAGGAGGTTTACTTGAATCCGGCGTATTTGTCTCGTCTATTCCGAAGAGAGACCGGTTTCTCCTTAACGGATTATTTGGTGCGATTGCGTATTACGAAGGCGAAAGCTGAGCTCGAGAAGACGAATAATCGGGTTAGTGATGTTGCGTTAAACGTAGGTTATGCCAACTTCTCGCATTTCTCTAAGCTATTTAAAAAGATGACCGGCTTGACGCCGCAGGAATATCGCAAAAAGTATCAGGATGTATAAAGGAGAAGTCACCGTACCGTTAATATAGTCACGGCGCCGACAGATGTCGG from Paenibacillus sp. FSL H8-0548 encodes the following:
- a CDS encoding histidine kinase, producing MRFSKSIRARLVIGFMAVMLPVVIYMLINNSYSRDIVREKVSETYRNTLDIYVGQTDNNLSQINDYLYKMSVLDSDVGLLMSYPMENDGYTLTKIRIDSKLNRDVGVYNIIDAVFLYHKDDIIFGTNSIYNDTKKIIKTHMDNMTTEENLMMNDQHSWEVRADNRMPGTYFLINFIKVADGLFVGAMIKVQDINKMLSIQWSDGDIGHNGIYLRDGDRLTQSLTENLAPLNLSYQISDMPYESLTDRKTGKSYLVMNRMSDMVNIAYRVVIPEETLLRNLLFFRNATLIAPIGFLAILLIYLFFMRNMLFKPLTELILGMKKISLGMLDVRLKKNKTLEFEFLGNTFNIMAEQIKTLKIDVYEEQLRVKQGELKQLQAQINPHFYMNSLNIIYNLAALGDTESVKKMSLHLADYFRFIMKANRDTIMLKEELLHIENYMTIQKIRFPGKLECIFNGMDDVLDYPIAALTVQPFVENSIIHGFKNRRQLFQINITAEMSDENEFSLTISDNGVGFSAEVLSKLQRMEPLQEGETSRLGIMNVIHRLQLLYGEKTSITFRNQTEGSGAIIVIVFPKLMEGGKAIV
- a CDS encoding helix-turn-helix domain-containing protein — its product is MYNLLVVDDEEIAIRGVVEGIDWSTLPIANIYTAIDAEEAQLLLTEHKIHVMLSDIDMPNQSGIELLGWVNEHSPSSVTIFLTGHADFKYAQQAVQLDCFDYLLKPIDHSALKACVNEALNKVREMDELEKIRGTYSLFYEQWSKQRPILIERFWQDVIHYRISAAPEQLEAAMQNYALPLQADSQLRIILISIEQWREEWSARDEEIMTYGIKNAAEELVLQGDPGHIVQDGSGIMYVLFYSLPSRDEISPEVIAERCNSFIQQCRGMLHCQLSCYIGEITEATRLRTAVQALLSLERCNVSETCAVIMERNHLPNQGQSGLTPTPFSDWALLLESGKQTELSLRIDECFDQMQESKVDYTFMASFYYGFMNMLFQWLNKKSVQMTDVFMNKEWEVGENVLKSLPRMRTWSQQLCLQITEYAGQNGKDVSQVVGKVQRYMEEHLGEEFSREHAAEEVYLNPAYLSRLFRRETGFSLTDYLVRLRITKAKAELEKTNNRVSDVALNVGYANFSHFSKLFKKMTGLTPQEYRKKYQDV